In one Magallana gigas chromosome 7, xbMagGiga1.1, whole genome shotgun sequence genomic region, the following are encoded:
- the LOC105336673 gene encoding dynein axonemal assembly factor 11, producing MVRITEDLVRKRAEHNNLEISTLEEISLHQQDIEKIENLDKWCRDLKILYLQSNLIPKIENVGRLKKLEYLNLALNNVEKIENLENCEMLQKLDLTVNFVGELTSIECLKNLAHFRELYLTGNPCTEYEGYREYVVATLPQLKYLDGKIIEKSERIKSMQDVGVLKGYIIEQQNRHRKKREKEKEEIRRHEEMKEKSKKGTDWYTDVNGDQKDSQDAGEPRELNTEEEDDEEMSAEKDKKFWDEEVPFTPESRVAVHEHMKKLKQKDEDKNKPPPKQPRRLFADDGRPLNVNEAKIDFTLTEDESENCFLLDVACFKHMDTSLIDCDVQPNYVRISLKGKMFQLCLTEEVNADSSTAKRSQITGHLLVTMPKAKPVIKPAKPKAESSSENKENRQKGNRNTHEKLEVDASAHKTVDIANIVKEKMDKVVPPLGHKSRQKAQERPNSESFVDDPDVPPLE from the exons ATGGTTCGAA TTACTGAAGATCTAGTGCGCAAGAGGGCAGAACACAATAATCTAGAAATTTCTACATTGGAAGAAATTTCTCTTCATCAGCAAGACATTGAAAA gATTGAAAACTTGGATAAATGGTGCAGGgatctaaaaattttatatttacagagCAACTTAATCCCCAAAATTG AAAATGTTGGTAGGCTAAAGAAACTAGAATACCTAAATCTAGCTTtgaataatgttgaaaaaattgaaaacctcGAAA ATTGTGAAATGCTGCAGAAACTGGATTTAACTGTGAACTTTGTTGGTGAACTTACTAGTATTGAGTGTCTCAAGAATTTGGCTCATTTTCGAGAACT GTATTTGACAGGGAACCCTTGCACAGAATATGAGGGCTACAGGGAATATGTTGTAGCCACATTACCACAGCTAAAG TATCTGGAtggaaaaataattgaaaagtcAGAAAGGATAAAGTCAATGCAG GACGTTGGAGTTTTGAAAGGTTATATCatagaacaacaaaacagaCATCGCAAAAAACGA gaaaaagAGAAAGAGGAGATAAGGCGTCATGAAGAAATGAAAGAGAAATCTAAGAAAGGCACAGACTGGTACACAGATGTCAATGG TGATCAAAAAGATTCCCAAGATGCAGGGGAGCCACGGGAGCTAAACACAGAAGAAGAAGACGATGAAGAAATGTCAGCGGAGAAAgataaaaa attttgGGATGAGGAGGTTCCTTTTACACCCGAGTCCCGAGTGGCCGTCCACGAACACATGAAGAAGCTCAAACAGAAGGACGAGGACAAAAA CAAACCTCCTCCAAAGCAGCCGAGACGTCTGTTTGCTGATGATGGAAGACCACTCAATGTGAATGAAGcaaa gattgACTTTACACTGACTGAGGATGAAAGTGAGAACTGCTTTTTACTGGATGTAGCTTGTTTTAA acaCATGGACACATCTTTGATTGATTGTGACGTACAGCCTAACTATGTTCGAATCAGCCTTAAAGGAAAA aTGTTCCAGCTGTGTTTAACAGAGGAAGTCAATGCAGACTCCAGTACTGCAAAGAGGTCCCAGATCACAGGGCATTTGCTTGTTACAATGCCTAAG gCTAAACCTGTTATAAAGCCAGCAAAACCCAAAGCAGAAAGCAGTAGtgagaataaagaaaacagacAGAAGGGAAACAG AAACACGCATGAAAAACTTGAGGTTGATGCATCAGCACATAAAACAGTTGATATTGCGAACATTGTGAAGGAAAAAATGGACAAAGTTGTACCTCCACTTGGACACAAGTCTCGTCAGAAAGCACAGGAACGCCCCAATAGTGAGAGCTTTGTGGACGACCCTGACGTTCCCCCCTTGGAGTGA
- the LOC105336674 gene encoding large ribosomal subunit protein uL15m, with product MGIEKALRLVKDLPRVALNNIKNSPMDQKKPHNLRRGWGKNKTHGRGHKGQGQRMTLPKLGFETGHKPFYLRVPQEYYYEGHHLKRQYPPLSLLRLQRMIDMGCLDPNEVIDISSICMTGHYHLHVDRRHYGINLTEEGAEKFSTPICIEVQWASEMTIATIERLGGVIMTRFYDPLSLIALQDPETYFKTGKPIPKCKLPPTDAVEYYSDPKFRGYLADPEKIAEERVALSQKYGYDLPDLSESDKLSLLLKRKDPRQIFFGLHPGWIVNLTEKKILKPKAEYLQEYYHS from the exons ATGGGGATCGAAAAAGCGTTAAGATTAGTGAAAGATTTGCCACGGGTGGCtcttaataatataaaaaattcgCCTATGGATCAAAAGAAACCG CATAATCTTCGGAGAGGTTGGggcaaaaacaaaacacatggtAGAGGTCACAAGGGTCAAGGCCAGAGGATGACGTTGCCCAAATTAGGATTTGAAACAGGACATAAACCATTTTATCTCAGAGTTCCACAGGAATATTACTATGAAGGACATCA CTTAAAGAGACAGTATCCACCTTTGTCGTTACTGAGGCTGCAGAGAATGATAGACATGGGGTGCCTGGATCCCAACGAAGTGATTGACATTTCCTCCATCTGTATGACTGGTCACTATCACCTCCACGTGGATCGACGCCATTATGGAATCAATCTCACTGAGGAG ggTGCAGAGAAATTTTCAACCCCCATTTGCATTGAAGTACAATGGGCCTCAGAAATGACCATTGCCACAATAGAGAGATTAGGAGGCGTGATCATGACGAGATTTTATGACCCCCTCAGCCTCATTGCCCTACAAGATCCCGAGACATACTTCAAGACAGGAAAACCAATTCCCAAGTGTAAACTTCCTCCCACAGATGCAGTAGAATATTACAGTGACCCCAAGTTCCGAGGGTACCTTGCAGATCCAGAGAAAATAGCCGAGGAAAGAGTGGCGTTATCCCAGAAATACGGCTATGATCTACCAGACTTATCAGAAAGTGACAAATTATCATTGTTATTAAAGAGGAAGGACCCAAGACAAATATTCTTTGGACTTCATCCTGGATGGATTGTAAATTTAACGGAAAAGAAAATTCTGAAACCTAAGGCTGAATATTTACAAGAATATTACCACTCATGA